The Trichoplusia ni isolate ovarian cell line Hi5 chromosome 25, tn1, whole genome shotgun sequence genome includes a region encoding these proteins:
- the LOC113505259 gene encoding uncharacterized protein LOC113505259: protein MSEELIELKSVLRSLVVSSPTQMDLKTLLRDYRNMVGAHLPLAKYGYKNALDFLKERFSDCFVITGPPSNPVLTLIVPDALKHIDKFVQKQKVTSTSKCKSKRRSIPESVAHPPNQDFIIRKMKPVPPIPEQIPVAPSAELKPSVVYEQPIKPQNKAPDVIIYNNKENMSDYQNPAVTRDDVKNFLRKRLPFYNSTHTFEETQSQDDDSGRQTSSSTSSAKALQFEELKTEIVELVTAAPNGVWCTDLIKSYRDRYKRELNFLRFGYTSVSGLAAALEQRLHIAQPAHCDDWLLLAPGRAPAAP from the exons ATGTCAGAAGAATTAATAGAATTAAAGTCCGTGTTACGGTCGTTGGTTGTATCCAGTCCGACCCAGATGGACTTGAAGACGCTACTGCGTGACTACAGAAATATGGTTGGTGCTCACCTGCCACTCGCTAAGTATGGATATAAAAACGCTCTAGATTTCCTAAAAGAGCGATTCAGTGACTGTTTTGTG ATTACCGGTCCACCTTCAAACCCAGTGCTTACATTGATAGTGCCAGATGCTTTAAAACATATAGACAAATTCGTCCAAAAGCAAAAAGTAACTTCCACAtcaaaatg TAAGTCGAAAAGACGAAGTATACCAGAATCTGTAGCACACCCACCCAATCAAGactttattataagaaaaatgaAGCCTGTGCCACCAATTCCTGAGCAGATACCTGTGGCACCTTCTGCTGAACTGAAACCTTCAGTGGTGTATGAACAACCAATCAAGCCACAAAACAAAGCTCCAgatgttataatatataataataaagagaaTATGAGTGACTATCAGAATCCTGCCGTGACCAGAGATGACGTGAAGAACTTCTTACGAAAGAGGTTGCCTTTTTACAATAGTACCCATACATTTGAAGAAACTCAATCTCAAGATGATGATTCAGGGAGACAAACATCATCCA GTACCAGCAGTGCTAAAGCTTTACAGTTTGAGGAGCTCAAAACTGAGATAGTGGAGTTGGTCACTGCAGCCCCCAATGGTGTCTGGTGCACAGATCTCATCAAGTCATACAG GGACCGCTACAAGCGCGAGCTGAACTTCTTGCGGTTCGGGTACACGTCGGTGAGCGggctggcggcggcgctggAGCAGCGGCTGCACATCGCGCAGCCCGCGCACTGCGACGACTGGCTGCTGCTGGCGCCgggccgcgcgcccgccgcgccc
- the LOC113505290 gene encoding cactin — protein MSSSHEIRRRDRSKSRSLEHRRSRNARSNDRNRSLSPKPSKHRSTSRDKRESKHKKSKKKKRHSSSSTSSSDSDEEELKLLQRLEAERIRLKEEKKKQKEQLKANETPEEKRARRLREKQEKERKRRERMGWDNEYQCYTNQDNPFGDSALTNSFVWTKKLAKEGVKTVSREELEALNRQKQLENKIELEKVKQRRLEREAERAAREGEAAAAARAREALQFHTWARQEDAFHLHQARLRSQIRIRDGRAKPIDLLAWYVSSEECVDALEMHEPYTYLNGLQTQDLEDLLEDIKVYKELENNANQAYWEDVQTIVLDELNKLRRLAAPDARRDGVHQAVADDVTQIFKGKTGAQLEALQTQIEQKISGRHDGVDVGYWESLLSQLKAHMSRARLRDRHQNNLRRKLQLLKQEQGVQPAPPADVKQEPGQRSKTPEAEVSEPVAAAATASTSTSAVDAEVDAEGSSSEDEAACVALYRAGRYSPPPLSPSALEPATLLTEPGHDAQRLAYLRARLHAASAQRALPDKAEVPAGASTESLEREARRVMGTSQDEVQFSVEHTLPDQPCLWADKYRPRKPRYFNRVHTGFEWNKYNQTHYDMDNPPPKIVQGYKFNIFYPDLIDKNATPEFSLKACPENQDFAVLRFHAGPPYEDIAFKIVNREWEYSYKRGFRCHFHNNIFQLWFHFKRYRYRR, from the exons at GTCATCAAGTCACGAAATACGACGACGCGATCGTTCTAAAAGCAGGTCACTTGAGCATCGCAGAAGTCGAAATGCAAGAAGCAATGATCGAAACCGATCACTTTCCCCTAAACCATCAAAACACAGATCAACAAGCAGAGATAAACGGGAatccaaacataaaaaaagtaaaaagaagaaaaggCATTCATCCAGCAGTACCTCGAGCAGCGACAGCGACGAGGAGGAACTGAAGCTCCTACAAAGACTCGAAGCAGAACGTATTAGacttaaagaagaaaaaaagaagcAAAAAGAGCAATTGAAGGCTAATGAGACACCagaagaaaaaag gGCTAGACGCCTCAGAGAAAAACAAGAAAAGGAGCGCAAAAGACGGGAAAGAATGGGTTGGGATAATGAGTACCAGTGCTACACAAATCAGGATAATCCATTTGGAGACTCTGCACTTACCAATAGCTTTGTTTGGACTAAGAAATTAGCAAAGGAGGGTGTTAAAACAGTATCTCGTGAAGAACTTGAAGCACTTAACAGACAGAAACAATTGGAAAACAAAATAGAGTTAGAAAAG GTGAAGCAGCGGCGGCTGGAGCGCGAGGCGGAGCGGGCGGCGCGCGAGGGCGAggcggcggccgcggcgcgcgcgcgcgaGGCGCTGCAGTTCCACACGTGGGCGCGCCAGGAGGACGCCTTCCATCTGCACCAGGCGCGGCTGCGGTCGCAGATCCGCATCCGCGACGGCCGAG CTAAACCTATCGATTTACTGGCGTGGTATGTGAGTTCTGAGGAGTGTGTTGATGCTCTAGAGATGCATGAACCATACACCTACTTGAATGGACTCCAGACCCAGGACCTAGAAGATTTGCTTGAGGATATCAAA GTGTACAAGGAGCTGGAGAACAACGCGAACCAGGCGTACTGGGAGGACGTGCAGACCATCGTGCTGGACGAGCTCAACAAGCTGCGGCGGCTGGCCGCGCCCGACGCGCGTCGCGACGGCGTGCATCAGGCCGTCGCCGACGACGTCACGCAG atatttaaagGCAAAACAGGAGCTCAACTGGAAGCTTTGCAGACCCAAATCGAGCAGAAAATAAGTGGACGACACGATGGTGTCGACGTCGGCTACTGGGAGAGCTTGCTCAGTCAACTTAAAG CACACATGTCGCGCGCGCGTCTGCGTGACCGCCATCAAAACAACCTGCGGCGCAAGCTGCAGCTGCTGAAGCAGGAGCAGGGCGTGCAGCCCGCACCGCCCGCCGACGTTAAGCAGGAGCCTGGGCAGCG GTCGAAAACACCGGAAGCTGAAGTGTCAGAGCCAGTAGCCGCAGCGGCTACCGCATCCACGTCGACATCGGCGGTCGATGCCGAGGTCGACGCGGAAGGTTCTTCGAGCGAAGACGAAGCAGCGTGCGTGGCATTGTACCGCGCCGGGCGCTACTCGCCGCCTCCGCTATCGCCGTCCGCACTAGAGCCCGCCACGCTGCTGACCGAGCCCGGCCACGACGCGCAGCGGCTCGCCTACCTGCGCGCGCGCCTGCACGCCGCCAGCGCCCAGCGCGCCCTGCCCGACAAG GCGGAAGTGCCGGCGGGCGCCAGCACCGAGTCTCTGGAGCGCGAGGCCCGCCGCGTGATGGGCACGTCACAAGATGAAGTCCAGTTCAGCGTGGAACACACGCTGCCTGACCAGCCTTGCCTATGGGCGGACAAGTATCGACCTAGGAAACCCAGATACTTTAACAG AGTACACACGGGTTTCGAATGGAACAAGTACAACCAGACGCACTACGATATGGACAACCCTCCACCTAAGATCGTGCAAGGATATAAGTTCAACATATTCTATCCAGACCTCATCGACAAGAACGCGACGCCAGAGTTCTCACTG AAAGCTTGTCCCGAGAACCAAGACTTTGCCGTACTTCGCTTCCACGCAGGCCCACCTTACGAGGACATCGCATTCAAGATCGTCAACCGCGAGTGGGAATACTCTTACAAACGCGGCTTCCGCTGCCATTTCCACAATAATATCTTTCAACTGTGGTTCCACTTCAAGAGATACCGCTACAGACGCTAG
- the LOC113505291 gene encoding NADH dehydrogenase [ubiquinone] iron-sulfur protein 3, mitochondrial, whose amino-acid sequence MSFLLKRSVGSGYSLGRSILNNVKSPAVQRVATKADQAAPPTETRPTVAKLDPLQKAHLVDFGKYIAECMPKYVQKVQLTAGNELEVLIPPEGVIPVLQFLKDHQSAQFTNLVDIAGMDVPNRPNRFEIIYNLLSLRYNARIRVKTYTDELSPVDSANDVFKAANWYEREIWDMYGVFFANHPDLRRILTDYGFEGHPFRKDFPLSGYVEVRYDDEQKRVVVEPLELAQEFRRFELSAPWEQFPNFRSNPASEEVVNPAEDKPKQ is encoded by the coding sequence atgTCGTTCTTACTTAAACGCTCTGTTGGGAGTGGATACAGTTTGGGGCGTAGCATTTTAAACAATGTGAAATCCCCGGCCGTCCAACGCGTGGCCACCAAAGCTGATCAAGCTGCTCCTCCTACTGAGACTCGACCGACTGTTGCTAAATTAGATCCACTACAAAAAGCTCATCTCGTAGATTTTGGAAAGTATATTGCAGAATGTATGCCGAAATACGTCCAGAAAGTACAGCTGACGGCTGGCAATGAGCTGGAAGTCTTGATACCACCAGAAGGTGTCATTCCAGTGCTGCAGTTTTTGAAAGATCACCAGAGCGCTCAGTTTACGAATCTTGTAGACATTGCAGGCATGGATGTACCAAACAGGCCTAACAGATTTGAGATAATTTACAACTTGCTTTCTTTGCGCTACAATGCCAGAATTCGAGTTAAGACATACACTGATGAATTGAGCCCTGTCGACTCTGCCAATGATGTTTTCAAGGCTGCAAATTGGTACGAACGAGAAATCTGGGATATGTATGGAGTATTCTTTGCTAATCATCCCGATCTAAGAAGGATCCTGACAGATTATGGTTTTGAAGGCCACCCTTTCAGAAAAGATTTCCCTCTCAGCGGGTATGTGGAGGTGCGTTATGATGATGAACAGAAACGTGTTGTTGTTGAACCTTTGGAACTAGCACAAGAATTCAGACGCTTTGAACTGAGTGCTCCATGGGAGCAGTTCCCCAACTTCCGTAGCAATCCTGCATCAGAAGAAGTGGTCAACCCTGCTGAAGACAAACCTAAGCAGTAG